Proteins encoded within one genomic window of Kibdelosporangium phytohabitans:
- the lpxD gene encoding UDP-3-O-(3-hydroxymyristoyl)glucosamine N-acyltransferase has product MSWTLAELAGPLSAAVGDSPDFRVLRPVAVDSDDPGGLTFCESRKYLRQLTAHAAGAVIVPPGLEVDRPHLIASKPRVAFETFLTMCRRPLPSRTGVHPTAIVDPLAEVDATASVGPYAVIEQGARIGAGVKVFPFCYVGENCVVGADTVLYPHVVLYQDVKVGARCVLHAHVTLGADGFGFRWDGRTQRKIEHVGGVLIGDDVEIGASSAVDRATAGATAVGDGVKLDNMVQIGHNARIGDHTVICGQSAVAGSSVLGERVTLAGQTGVADHVTVAGGVSFAARTLTTKDIPDPGVYYGVPARPLAEGLRIVARLPHLHERIEKLERGE; this is encoded by the coding sequence GTGAGCTGGACGTTGGCCGAACTGGCTGGGCCGCTGAGCGCCGCGGTCGGTGACAGCCCGGATTTCCGTGTGCTGCGACCGGTCGCCGTCGACTCGGACGACCCTGGTGGACTGACCTTCTGTGAGAGCAGGAAGTACCTGCGGCAGTTGACGGCACACGCGGCGGGCGCCGTGATCGTGCCGCCTGGACTCGAAGTGGACCGGCCGCACCTGATCGCGAGCAAGCCCCGCGTGGCTTTCGAGACCTTCCTGACGATGTGCCGGCGGCCTCTGCCGTCACGGACCGGTGTCCACCCGACCGCGATCGTCGACCCCCTTGCCGAAGTGGACGCCACAGCGTCCGTCGGGCCGTACGCAGTCATCGAGCAGGGTGCGCGGATCGGCGCTGGGGTCAAGGTCTTCCCGTTCTGCTACGTGGGCGAGAACTGCGTGGTCGGCGCGGACACCGTGCTGTATCCCCATGTCGTCCTGTATCAGGACGTCAAGGTCGGTGCGCGGTGCGTTCTGCACGCCCACGTGACCCTGGGCGCCGACGGATTCGGATTCCGGTGGGACGGCCGCACGCAACGCAAGATCGAACACGTCGGTGGCGTGCTGATCGGCGACGACGTGGAGATCGGCGCGAGCAGCGCCGTCGACCGGGCCACCGCGGGCGCGACCGCGGTCGGCGACGGCGTGAAACTCGACAACATGGTCCAGATCGGGCACAACGCGCGGATCGGCGACCACACGGTGATCTGTGGCCAGTCGGCCGTGGCGGGCAGTTCCGTGCTCGGGGAGCGGGTGACGTTGGCCGGCCAGACCGGCGTCGCGGACCACGTGACAGTGGCCGGCGGCGTGTCCTTCGCAGCGAGAACGTTGACGACCAAGGACATCCCGGACCCCGGTGTCTATTACGGAGTTCCGGCGCGGCCGTTGGCGGAAGGCCTGCGGATCGTGGCGCGGCTGCCGCACCTGCACGAACGGATCGAGAAACTGGAGCGCGGCGAGTGA
- the lpxA gene encoding acyl-ACP--UDP-N-acetylglucosamine O-acyltransferase has product MAELPGVHPTAVVADDVELADDVRIGPYAVIHDGVRLAPGVRIDAHAVIGGEPQDLSFAGGRTCLEIGRGTAVREGAVIHRSTTPDRPTRIGASCLIMGQSHIGHDCWVGDGVVVCQQSALAGHVTVGDHAVIGGMTGVHQHVRVGSRAMVAAMAKVNRDVLPFSAVDGNPATHRALNAVGLRRAGIRGDEYAALRAAFHRLREGQDPGDSTELVGVLKDFLAARSTRGISPFHRGRCAS; this is encoded by the coding sequence ATGGCCGAGTTGCCCGGAGTTCATCCGACCGCGGTCGTGGCCGATGACGTGGAACTGGCCGACGACGTCCGGATCGGGCCGTACGCGGTGATCCACGACGGCGTCCGGCTGGCGCCAGGGGTGCGGATCGACGCGCACGCGGTGATCGGCGGCGAGCCGCAGGACCTGTCGTTCGCCGGCGGCCGGACCTGCCTGGAGATCGGCCGCGGCACCGCGGTCAGGGAAGGCGCGGTCATCCACCGCTCGACCACCCCTGACCGGCCGACCAGGATCGGCGCCAGCTGCCTGATCATGGGACAGAGCCACATCGGCCACGACTGCTGGGTCGGCGACGGTGTCGTCGTCTGCCAGCAGTCCGCGCTCGCCGGTCACGTGACCGTCGGCGACCACGCGGTGATCGGCGGCATGACCGGCGTGCACCAGCACGTCCGGGTGGGCAGCCGGGCGATGGTCGCCGCGATGGCCAAGGTGAACCGCGATGTCCTGCCGTTCTCCGCGGTGGACGGCAATCCGGCCACCCACCGCGCGTTGAACGCGGTCGGCCTGCGCCGCGCCGGAATCCGCGGCGACGAGTACGCGGCGCTGCGGGCCGCGTTCCACCGATTACGCGAGGGGCAGGACCCCGGCGACAGCACCGAACTGGTCGGCGTGCTCAAGGACTTCCTGGCCGCACGGTCCACGCGGGGGATTTCCCCGTTCCACCGCGGGAGGTGCGCGTCGTGA
- a CDS encoding isocitrate lyase/PEP mutase family protein, with protein sequence MITIADKATRLQELHAAPELLLVVNVWDAITAKVVAETPGTQALATPSHGIAASRGYPDGEQIPRDEMIAEVALIVRVAGDLPVTADLEAGYGDPGGTVARAIDVGAVGCNLEDQMKPLDESVRAVEAAVAAAQAAGVDFVLNARTDAFIKAADRDPEDVLNEAITRGRAYLEAGASNFFVPGKLDVSQVERLVEALGERKVNLIGIPGSIPLATAQQLGVSRVSYGPWSQNVALTALAKLAEDVYAGGGLPADTRKLN encoded by the coding sequence CACGCTTGCAGGAGCTGCACGCCGCGCCGGAACTGCTGCTGGTCGTCAACGTGTGGGACGCCATCACCGCCAAGGTCGTCGCCGAAACGCCCGGCACGCAGGCGCTGGCCACGCCGAGCCACGGCATCGCGGCCTCCCGCGGCTACCCGGACGGCGAGCAGATCCCACGTGACGAGATGATCGCCGAGGTCGCCTTGATCGTGCGGGTGGCCGGTGATCTGCCGGTCACGGCCGACCTGGAGGCCGGTTACGGCGACCCGGGTGGCACGGTGGCCAGGGCGATCGACGTCGGCGCGGTGGGCTGCAACCTCGAGGACCAGATGAAGCCGCTGGACGAGTCGGTGCGGGCGGTCGAGGCCGCGGTCGCCGCCGCGCAGGCCGCCGGTGTCGACTTCGTACTCAACGCGCGGACGGACGCCTTCATCAAGGCCGCGGACCGTGATCCCGAGGACGTGCTCAACGAGGCGATCACCCGCGGCCGGGCATACCTCGAGGCGGGCGCCTCGAACTTCTTCGTACCCGGCAAGCTCGACGTCAGCCAGGTCGAGCGCCTGGTGGAGGCGTTGGGCGAGCGCAAGGTGAACCTGATCGGCATCCCCGGCTCGATCCCGCTGGCCACCGCGCAGCAGCTCGGTGTCTCGCGCGTCTCGTACGGGCCGTGGAGCCAGAACGTCGCGCTGACCGCGCTCGCCAAGCTCGCCGAGGACGTCTACGCAGGCGGTGGTTTGCCCGCCGACACACGCAAGCTCAACTGA